Genomic DNA from Cololabis saira isolate AMF1-May2022 chromosome 20, fColSai1.1, whole genome shotgun sequence:
GCAGCATTGCAAAGGAGAGTGGGCTTAAGTACCTCCACaatggagaaaaaataattacttCACATTATTATTGCTGAAGATGGATCAACAAGCTTTTGGATCCAGGGTGTACTTCGTAATTACCTCATTTTAagatttttctccaaatttgtGTCCTGATTTCAAAGCCTTTTCACAGGACTCCAGCTGATAAAGCACTTAAACATACTGAAAGTGACCAGAGTATTTAGACAGTTGGCACTAAAACCCCAAAATACAGCCGTAGCGTTGACTTTTGTGAGGCTACATGTGTCCACATGTACATTAACCATTTTTACAAGCAGCAAGGACTTTCTTGGAGAGGTGAGACAAGACCGTACGGTAATTTAATCTCGATCTGATAGGGACTGGTTTGCTTACAGACGattggccaatcagaagaaagtaaATGTGGAGGAATTCaagagaaatgagccaaaatGGTTTGTTTCTGATGCCAGTACAATAAATAgagatttcattttattaacTGATAATGGATAATGGAGTTTCTCCGAAtttaaagaggaagaaaaacaagcgTACCAGTAATGGGTCGTGTCTGAGCGTGGCAGCCATGCCGGTGCTCCGCGAGGCTGCACTTCGGCTCGGTTTGTATTGAATCAACACACAGCTTCCACCCACACAAGTGGACCGTGCTTATGTAAGCAAACACTTGTCCACTGCTGTTTCTACATTCAGGATGTTGTGAAATATTCATGATAACAGTGATACAAGaaactaaaaataaatcagttgTGTTAGTGATACATATATGACTGCATCTGAATTTTATTTCAATTGACATTGCATTGATGaaatgttgtgtgtgtgtgtgcgtgtgcgtgtgcgtgtgtgtgtgtgtgtgcgtgtgcgtgcatttcaaactttgaaactctTCCACCATGTTCATCATATCATCAATAAAGTCACAATAAAGTACCTGACAGATTGGGATTGAAACATTATGAAGGCAGGACAGGTTACTGTCATTTATGAAAacgttcataaaaaaaaatcttgttttatatctttaggTGTATCACGGACTCTCCAATACAACTTATTCTGACTATTAAACATGTATCTGATCCTTTACAAAAATAGATAGTAGTGATGTTCTTTGACTCATCAAAACAAGCGAGGAGAAGATGACTAAAGCTAAACCTAAAGATTAACGTTTTCCTTGAATGCTTGCACCTTTGCTTTCCCTAGAAACAATCATCTCAGCTAATCTTTGAAAAGCGAACGCTTTCATGTCCATATGTTATTCAAAATGCTTCCCTTTCTTCACCAGCTTTGGCCTGTAGCGCATTCTGTAAAATGTGACaaatatacaaaatatttaaagaaaatatgttGCACTTAATGCACACAGACCCATTGCATTTGCCAagattatatatacatatatatgtgtataaaaAAATCACTATAAACACAGAGTTTTTGATTTGATAGATTTCATACACACATATGCACCGCTATTTAAAATGTCAATAATAAATGGAGTAAGCTTTTATAGTGACGAGGCACTCACGAATGTGCTCCACTTCAGCTGTGGAAGTGGAAGCAGAATGAACAGCTGAACTGTCAGTCAGGGCACAATTTATAGCAGGACACCACGGCTAACACGAACATCCAAGGTATCTTTATTCTTTCTGCGAAGGCCTTTAATCTACAGGACAGCGTCCATAACATCTGTTCTCTTGGCAGAAACGCGTGGAGGAATTTCGTACAGTGTGGGTCTTGGTTGTAATCCAAAACTGTGTTCCAAAACAGCTCTGCAGTCcagagcaacaaaaaaaaaattaaaatccacAACAGCTTCCAcaaatgtcagttttttttcttacaaatGCACATATGCAGCAATtactggagaagaagaaaaaagaactgTAGCATTAAGTAATGCTTTACGATGGTTTAGTCGCAGAGGAAAAATCCAGACAGTATCCATCATTCATACCGAGAAAGTTCATTCTGATGGACTTCTGATGATTTCTTTTCTATTCGTATGTGTGAATAGTTTCCTGCAGGGACCAAATGAGCTTTGCAGTTCAGTTGACTTTAAAGATGCTGAATACATGAGTGGCTCCGGGGTGCAGACTGAAAGCCGAGCCAGTCTGGGCCTGCAGCTCCGTGCCTTTGTCCAGTCGCAGGAGGCCGGACACCTGGCAGGGCTTCATGAAGTGGAAGGAGTGCGGCCCTGCGGAGGGGGTCGTCCCGTAGCCCTCCACGCACTGCAGCTTCTGCGGCTTCGGGCCGTAGGTCACCACGTCCAGCTTCACGTACTGGGACTGCTGCTCGTTAAACAACACCTGAGGAGACCGGAGAATCACATGCATCTTGTAAAGATCGAAGAACTGGACACACTGCATCAAGATTTCCCCATTATTTCTATTCTATAGAAGCTGATCCATATGTCTGAAAACCTGAGATGCACCTCTCCTAAAACTTAACTCCATGACTTTCATTCagagttagggttaaggttactTATTTCAGAAGTGGGTTTTCTTAAAAAGATTAGCAAATAATCACACTTATTAGATATGTATCTCATTCTAAGGTACGATAATGTATTATGGATGACCATTCTTCTCGATTTATGCAATATTTGTCATAAAAGTGTTCAAAAATTGTCTTGACAGATCCGAATGTTAGTGTCGAGTCTTTAAACTGTTGTTTGGTCTTCGGCTGCTATATTTACACCATCTGCTGACTGTCACATAGCCATTTGGACGCAGAGTCTATTATGAtttctttaaatgaaaaaaagctgCTTTCTAAAAGTTGAAACCAAGTTTGCTGGAGCAGCAAAAGTGCTGCTCAAGGTGGCTACTTTCTATGATTTCTTGAGGTCAAACCTGATGGAAAAAGCTGCTATTTTGGGAAAAATATGTAGTGAGATCATGAAAGAGAGCCCTGGTTCGTTCATCTATTCTTCTACATAATTGAAGATTTTAACAGATTTAGTGCTAACTTTTACAGCCAAAATAGCCTTAATAAAAGGAAATGACCGGATTGTCTTTTAAACTTAAAATAATCAAcatataaaactataaaaagcAATAGAAAACAACTAAGAGTAAATATCTACGATATAGCATCTACACTGCTGTGATGGTTATCTAGAGGATTAGTCGCTTGAAGGACTCCAAAAAGGGATTCGGTTTTTGACTAGCTGTGTTTGTTTTGGACTTAAAactctccttctctcttttGACACCATGCAATTTGATAAGGGTGCATACTGGACCTTTAGAGCAGAACCGAGACAACAAAAACATTGTTAATGCAGCAGAGAACACTGCAGAGACGGGTGATGAGCACAAACAGCGGCTGTGGCTCGGCCGGTAAAGTAGGTGGACGCTTCGGTTCCTTGCAAGCAAGTCGAAGCATCCCACAGAGAGACACTGCACCCTCACGTTGGCATGATCATTGGTGTGCCATTGTGGAGCGAAGCGTTGCGTTgtgtaaatgtgtaaatgtaaagcgctttgttgATGGTATATATCGTTAAAAAGCCATAATTCTGGCTTTCAAGAAGATGTCTCCTGGTTCAACAGTGTATTGAAGTTACCTGGCAGAACAGGAAGTAGACACCTGCTCTCTCCACAGTGAAGGTGCCCTTCTCCTTGTTGTACCTCACTGCTTTACTCATATTCAATGTCCTCTCCTCCCAGCCCTTAATCACACCAGGTGTTCCAACTATGAAACACAAACATGCATATATGCCTGGTTAGTCAtcacataaagaaaaagaaaaaacaggaatGATTGAAAGATTATCTTCCATCCTTGACTTTAATGACTCCTACCTTGCTGAAAGGACGCTTGAGTTACTGGTCGGAAAGTAGGAGACGATGAAGGACACAGAAAGGGAAAAGTCAATTAAGATTTTATGGGTGCAATCGTATAGGGGTATATGATCGAAAAACACTTCAGCAGATGCTTCACGAGACGGCTGCGAGGGATCTGCCAAGCCACTTACTCTCAAAATGAGACGCCGCTTTCCGTCCATTTCCATTCTTCCCTCGAACTGCCCCCCCTTCAAAAAGACAGAATAAAGGGTTTGAATGCACAGAAATTCACATCTGCGGaccttttccccccttttttgatAAAACAATCATTCCCATCTGTATCGCTCTAACACGCGCGTTGATACGCCGACATTCAGCTTCAAACTAGTTGCTTTTAACGTGGTTAGCAGATGGGCAAAGGATTTCCTTTCACGTGTCTCAAAATATTTCCTCAAACTGTTATTTTCAGTTAAAAGCGTGTGCctctatcatttttttttctttttcctccagtGTGGGGGCTGATCTTAGTGCCAGCTGGTCACAGTCCTTTAAAACTTACAGAACACAGAGGCAaagatggagggagatggagaggTTTCTGTGCGGAGAGCTGCGAGCCAAG
This window encodes:
- the tnfsf12 gene encoding tumor necrosis factor ligand superfamily member 12, giving the protein MHRILQRRRVRKLRVVWASLAALALSLAACSALFTAWTWRQTQDLSQSFKVLQDRLEQVNTQRKAIVQLILEKRELLLERVKRDGGAVRGKNGNGRKAASHFEITQASFQQVGTPGVIKGWEERTLNMSKAVRYNKEKGTFTVERAGVYFLFCQVLFNEQQSQYVKLDVVTYGPKPQKLQCVEGYGTTPSAGPHSFHFMKPCQVSGLLRLDKGTELQAQTGSAFSLHPGATHVFSIFKVN